Within Bacillus sp. FJAT-45350, the genomic segment TTTACTTCGCTTATTCCAACTTACGTATCCAGCATAGAAGGGGTTAATGACAATGCTTTTTACTTTATCTTTAGTCCATTCCTTGCCTTTGTTAACTTCTGGTGGAAGTATCTTTGCTATTGAAGCAAAACCTTCACCTTTTTTATAAAGGTTGAATATTTTCTTTACTATTTCTAACTCTTCTTCATATGAATCAAATGCTCGCTTTTCTTTATTGTAACTAAAACCATATGGTGCATTACCGCCTGAGAAGTAGCCTCGTGCTACACGCTTTTCTAATCCATTATATGTGCGAGTTCGAATATTTTCTGCTTCGTACTTAGAAAAGCTATCCTGTAGTAGCTGCGAAAGGCTATTGATTTTAGTGTCATATTGAATTTCTGGTGTACTCATAACAATGGGGATATTGCAGTTTTGCATAATTAACTTTATTTGAATGTGTTCTAGTGGATCTCTTGCTAGGCGGTCAGAGTTTTGAACCGCAATAAAATCAAATTTATTAAATCTTGCATCTGTTAAAAGTCTCTGTAGTTGCACTCGTTCCTCTATCTTGTTGTTCATTGCTGATACACCAGCATCTAAATATCTTTCAATAATGGTGCATTTATATTTATTTACTAACATATCAACCGAATACATTTGTGTATCCATATCTTGCTGTTTAGTAGAATGGCGCCCATAAAAAGCACCTTTCATACCTGGTTTAAGAACGTCACTCAGCATCTTCTCTCGCCTCTTTCACTTGGAGAAATGGGTGTTTGAAGGTGATATCAATTGAAAATGGGCTGACTACTACTTTGTAAACAAGCTCATGTAGTAGTTCCAACTTTTCTTCAAATTCTAATTCTAAGAAGGAGGGGCGTATAGTCACGGTCCTATGTATAGAAGTTATCCTTTCTTTGACATCACCTTCTTTACTGAGCTGATTAAATAAATTCTCTTGACTAGCTTTTTCTAAAAGAAGTTTATCGTATAAGACCATTAACTTTGATTGATGAGATTGCTTGACTTGTTCGTTCATATCATTTTCAATCCATTTCTCAGCTTGCCTAACAATCTGATTATTAATCTTGTTAACCGTATCATCATGCTTTTTTAATGTCTGTTTCAAGGTAAGGAGATAATTTGCGTGGTATCTATCAAATAGTCCTTTAAAGTTTGATCTAATAAGACTTTCAAAAAAGTCGATGCAAGCAGCATACACAGTTTCTTCAATCTGCTCTTTATTAACTTTTACTTCTTTATGCTTACCGTTCTTACATTTATAAAGGATGTTTTCCTTTTTCCTTGCTTTATTAGGGATAAGGGGCTTATTACACTCTGAGCAAAACAGAAGATCTTTGAGAAGATAGTCTACTGATTTCGTATCATAGTTCATTTTGTTTGTTGCAGGAGAGATTGTCTCTAAAATCTCATTAGCCTTCTGCCATTCATTTTGAGTAATGATAGCTAATTCCTCGATGGGTTTTTCAAGTTTAACATTATTGATATTTAAAGTACGCAGTCCCATATATGTCGGGTTCATAATGACTGATTTAATCATTTGTACAGTCCATATATCACCATTCTTTGTAATACCAAAGTCACGGATCACTTTTTTGAGTTGATTTAAATTTTGATATTTTCCACTTAGTAGTTCTTTATAGATTTGCTTAATATCATTTAGCTCTTCTTCGTTTCGAATAATTACATCCTTTTGTTTGTCATGTGTATACCCATAAGGCAGGATTCCAATAGTTTTACCTGACATGAAATTTGCTTTTTTTGTAGCAATAAGACGTTCAACAATCTTGTCTCCTTCTTCGTGAATCATACTGCCCATAATCGTTTCAAGTATTTCACCAACAGCATGATAAACCATCGGTGGCTCATTATCAGCCGTAAAAATTACTTCAACATTATTCAGTTTTAGAATTCGATAAATTTTTAGGTATTCTAGTATGTTTCTAGCCAAACGGTCTCTTTTATAAACGAATAAGGTCTTCACTTTTCTTTTTTCAATGTCAGTTAATAATCTAGATAACTCTGTTCGTTTATTCATCGGTACCTTTCTAGCTGATACATTCCTATCTGTAT encodes:
- a CDS encoding recombinase family protein; translation: MKTVAYYRNSINLQENSIDMQKQMALDKAIDRLLPIDDHYTDRNVSARKVPMNKRTELSRLLTDIEKRKVKTLFVYKRDRLARNILEYLKIYRILKLNNVEVIFTADNEPPMVYHAVGEILETIMGSMIHEEGDKIVERLIATKKANFMSGKTIGILPYGYTHDKQKDVIIRNEEELNDIKQIYKELLSGKYQNLNQLKKVIRDFGITKNGDIWTVQMIKSVIMNPTYMGLRTLNINNVKLEKPIEELAIITQNEWQKANEILETISPATNKMNYDTKSVDYLLKDLLFCSECNKPLIPNKARKKENILYKCKNGKHKEVKVNKEQIEETVYAACIDFFESLIRSNFKGLFDRYHANYLLTLKQTLKKHDDTVNKINNQIVRQAEKWIENDMNEQVKQSHQSKLMVLYDKLLLEKASQENLFNQLSKEGDVKERITSIHRTVTIRPSFLELEFEEKLELLHELVYKVVVSPFSIDITFKHPFLQVKEAREDAE